Below is a genomic region from Gracilimonas sp..
TCTCCATACACTTCAATGCTACCCTGAGCCATATCAGTATTAACGAAGCCGGGAGCGACTGTGTAAGCGGTGATTCCATACTTTCCAAAGCTTCGAGCAATGCTTTTAGTCAGAGCGGTCATCCCTCCTTTACTGGCGGCGTAGCTGGCATACTCCTGCGTGTCTCCTCTTGTTCCCGCCCGGGATGAGATGTTGATAAGCCTCCCTTCCATTCCGGTTTTTTTCCAGGCATTCAGTGCCCACTTGGAAATGAGAGCAGCTGAACGGAGATTAACCTGAAGCGTCAGATCCCAGTTGGCCAGCCAATCTTCATCAGAGATATCAAAATCAGCTTCGGCAAACATTCCTGCATTGTTGATAAGCACTTCGGGGATTTCTTCTTCATGAAATACCGCCTTCAGCTTCTCTACTTCTTCCAGCTTTGATAAATCACAGGCAATGTGGCTATAGCGTTGGTTATTGGGAAATGGTGTATTGGTTGAACGGGATGTACCAATAACCAAATTGCCATTTTCCAATAACTTTTCTGCAATGGACTTTCCAATTCCGCGGGAGGTGCCGGTGATTAAGACTTTCATATTATCCTCTCCAAACAGGCACGTTCGAGCAGGCTTCCCCGTACATAATCTTTTTAGCTCTTTTCATTAACTTATTGGTAGCCAGCATGTAAATGGAATCAGGTACATGTACTTTACCGCATCCTTTCAGCAATACAAACTTGTCTTCGTATTGATCCCAATCATAACTGTCTAACTCTCTTTGATAGAGCTGGTGTTGAAAAACTTCCTTCCTCCCCTTGAATATTTCCTTGGCAAATTCTGAAGCATAGGAGGTAATCAACATCCAGGCCCAGGGAGCTATGATGGCGTCGGTGCTGCAAAAAACAGTCAGGTATTTACCCTCATATCGCGACCAGTCGAACTCTTTAATCTGCTCCCGGAAGTCTTTTTCCTTCAGCATCAATTCCTGAAACAAGAACTGTTTAATATCCAGCTCTTCGATAGGCGTATCGTCGTGGAATTTCTGTAAATCCAGCGTAACCAGCTTGGTGTTCTGCTGAACCCGATTTACAATTTCATTTTCTCCCATAAGAAGATCATTTTTGTTGCCAAAAAGCACGAAAACTCAAAATTTTAGTGCTTTCGTGATTTAGTGACAAAAATTATATAGAAAAAGATTCTCCGCAGGAGCAGGTTCGCGAAGCATTAGGATTCTTAAAATGGAACCCCTGCCCGTTCAGTCCTTCGGTATAATCCAGTTCGGTTCCGGCCAAATAGAGAAAACTGCGCATGTCGACCAATACTTTGAGGCCGTCTACATCAAATATCTTATCGTTCTCTTTTGGTTGAACATCAGAATTGAATTCCAGATCATAGGTTAAACCAGAGCAACCACCGCTTACAACACCCACACGTAAATAGGCGTCGTTGGGTACATTCTGCTCTTTCCGGATTAAGTTAATCCGTTCGGTTGCTCGATCTGTAATGGAAAGCTCTTCCATAATGTTACTTCCTTCTGTTTAAACAGACACAACTTGAATTTCAGGGTCAATGCGCTTCACCATGCTCTCAATGGCATAAAGCGTACCGGTCGTAGCTGTTGGGCATGTTCCGCAAGCACCCTGATAGTGCACTTTCAGTCGGTTTGATTCGAGACCCAATACTTTGAGTCCGCCACCGTCTGCCAACAGATATGGTCGAACCTGCTCATCCAGCATGCGGTTAATTTCCTGCAACCTTGGATCATCAGATTCTTGTGCCTCTTTACTTACATGCACTTCAGAATCATCTTCATTGTGATCGGTAGCTTCAGCCTCACGAATTGGAGGAGCCAACTTGCGAAGCAGTTCAGACCAAACAGCTTTACCATCTTGCGTTACAGTCACGTATTTGTCTACATAGTAAACATTGATCACGTTATCGATTGCAAACAAAGCAGATGCAAGTTCATCGCCTTCAGCTTCGGCCGCATTCTCAAACGAACGGGTAGTTCCATTCGTCAGCGGTTCAGCCAATACAAAGCGCATGGCATCCGGATTTGGTGTGCGTTCTATTTCTTTAATTTTTGCCATCTCGATTCTCGTTTGTTTTTAGAAAAATTCTTTTACGTATTTGATTCCTTCCACTAACCGGTCAACATCTTCTTTATTATTGTAGAAGGAAATCGATGCCCGTGCTGTACCCGGTATATTATAATGATCCATAATGGGCTGAGCGCAATGATGTCCGGTTCTTACTGCAATTCCTTTTTGATCCAGAATAGTGCCGGCATCCGTTGGATGAATATCCTCAAGTAAAAACGAAATTACCGACGCCTTATTCTTTGCTGTACCGACGATTTTAAGTCCGTCGATCTTACTCAGTTCAGCTGTGGCGTAATCCAGTAATTCCTTTTCACGGGCCGCGATGTTCTCCATCCCGACTTCATTCAGGAAGTCGATGGTTTCAGCAAAACCAACTCCGGCAGCAATAGGCGGAGTACCGGCTTCAAATTTATGCGGGAGATCATTCCAGGTGGTTTTCTCAAACGTTACCTTATCAATCATATCCCCTCCTCCTCTGTATGGAGGCATTTCTTCCAGCAACTTTTTCTTGCCATATAAAATACCAAATCCCGTAGGACCACACATCTTATGGGCTGAAAAGGCATAGAAATCAGCGTCCAGTTCCTGAACATTCACCACGGAATGGGGAACAGCTTGGGCTCCATCAATTAAAACAGGAATGCCTTTGGCGTGAGCCGATTCTATAATTTCTTTAACCGGGTTGATAGTACCTAGTGCATTAGAAACATGAAGAACGGCAACCATTTTGGTTCGATCGGAAAGTAAGTTGTGGAATTCATCCATCACCAACTCACCATCATCCGTCATAGGAATGACTTTGATCTTAGCACCGGTCTCTTCAGCAACCATTTGCCATGGTACAATATTGGCATGGTGTTCCATTTCAGAAAGGATGATTTCATCCCCCTCCTTGAAATGCTTACGACCGTAACTGTTGGCCACTAGATTAATGGAATCTGTGGTTCCGGTTGTATAAATAATTTCTTCCAGATGACGGGCATTGATAAAATCCTTCACCTTAGTGCGGGCTGCTTCAAAAGCATCGGTCCCCTCCTGACTCAAAGTATGAATGCCCCGGTGAACATTCGCATGCTCGTTGGCGTGATAATCATTAATCCGATCAATCACCCGCTGCGGCATCTGACTGGAAGCACTGTTATCAAGATACACCAATGGATTTCCCTTGATTTCCCGCTTAAGCACAGGAAACTGATTACGGATGGATTCCCAATCCGTAGTTAATGTGGCGGTATCTTGTTTTAGTGCTTCTTCCATTTTCTTCTTAAGTCATCCTGAGGCTACTGCCGAAGGATCTTCACAAGTTTGACAAGTGATGATTCTTCGCTGTCGCTCTGAATGACTCTTTTCTGGTAAATATTACTCACTTACCGCTACAAATTCCTCGTCACGGCTGGTGAATTTGACTACTTCATCTAATAATAATTTATGTACTGATTCCACTTCCATGTTCTCAATACTTTCTAGTGTAAAAGCGTAAACCAAAAGTTCACGCGCTTTTTTCTTGGTCAGACCACGGCTATGCAGATAAAATACCTCGTCTTCATTCAGATGACCTATGGTGGCTCCGTGCGAGCAAAGTACGTCGTCAGAAAAAATCTCAAGCTGTGGTTTGGTGTGAACCGTTCCGTCGTAGGATAACAACAGGTTTCGATTTTCCTGGAAGGAATCGATTTTCTGTGAGTCTTTACGAACAAAAATCTTACCGTTAAAAATGGAATGCGCTTTATCGTTCACCACTACTTTATGTAGCTGGTGGCTTTGCGCATGCCAGTGTCTGTGATCGATAGCAGAATGCGTATCAGCTATTTGTTCACCGTCAATCAGCACCAGGCCATCGATAGTAAAATTGACTTCTTCATCATTCTGGACAACTCGTGGATCGTTCCTGAACAATTTTGCTCCCAGACAAATAGTGTATGAGTGATATTCAGCATATTTATCCAGGTGAGCAATCGGACGTGAAATATGATTCGCCTTTTTACTGTCGCGCTGAATACGTGCATGGTGAACATGAGCGCCTTCAAAGAGCTTAAACTCATTCACAGTTACATTCAGATATTCATTTTGCTCCAGAGCTACGTGCTCCTCAACAATGGTTGATTTGGAATAAGCCTCACCTACAAAAAGCACCCTCGGAGTTGCGTAAAAAGCTTTGTCAGCACCCGTAAATACATTCAGGATATGAATCGGGGCTTCTACTTTGGTCTCTTTGGGAACATAAATAAAAGCACCATCTTTGAAATTAGCATCATTCAAAGCCGCAAACACATCCTGATCTTCATCATAATTGGTGTAAGCACCTAAATGCTTTTCGATAATCTCAGAATCAGCGTTTTCTGCCAGCGTTCCTACAATTACATTTTCAGGAATATCCGTTGTTGAAGACAGCTCCGCATCAAATTCGCCGTTCACAAAAACCAACCGACTGTTGGTGGCTTCCGGCAGATAATATTCACTAATATCACCAACTGAAACAGTTCCAGCTTCTGATACCGGCACAAAATGGCTTCGGCTGATTGATTTCAGGTCTGTAAATCGCCAGTCTTCGTCCTTCTTGGTTGGAAATGGGAATTCAGAAATATTTCCCGCTCCTTTCTCATTCAATCCGGCAATAGCTGAAACGTTAGATACGGTTTCAAAATTACCGTCCAGAAAGTCTAAAATGGTTTCTTTTTCTTTTACTGCTACACTCATTACTGAGCCTCTCCATTTAGGGAAAATTCTTTTTCTAACCAGTCGTAACCTTGATCTTCAAGCTCAAGTGCAAGGCTTTTGTCGCCTGATTTCACAATCTTACCACCCATCATTACATGCACATAATCAGGAGTAATATAATTCAGGAGACGCTGGTAGTGAGTAATCAGTACAATCCCATTTTCTGGTCCTGCAATTTTATTGATGCCGTCTGATACAATTTTCAGCGCATCGATATCCAGGCCGGAATCGGTTTCATCCATAAAAGCCAGCTTTGGATTCAGCACGGCCATTTGGAATACCTCATTCTTCTTCTTCTCACCACCGGAAAATCCAGTATTGATAGACCGCTCGAGAAATTCATCTTTCATATCAATGATTTCCAGACGATCTTTTAAATAGTCTTCAAACTCAATTGGGTCTAGTTCTTCGCGGCCGTTTTCTCGGGCAATAGTGTTGTATGATTCACGAAGAAGGGTTTTGTTGGTGATACCCGGAACTTCTACCGGATACTGAAATGCCAGGAACAGCCCAAGGTGAGCTCGTTCATCAGCATCCATATCAGTGATGTCTTCTCCTTCAAACAGGATTTCACCTTCGGTTACTTCATACTCCGGGTGACCAGAAACAACTTTGGCCAGCGTACTCTTCCCGCTGCCGTTTGGTCCCATAATGGCATGGATTTCACCTTTGTTGATCTTCAGGTTCACACCCTTCAGAATCTGTTCTTCTTCGCCTTCTACTGAGGCATGTAAATTTTTAATCTCTAACACGTTATCGTTCTTTTCTTTTTTGATTTTAAGTTCTTTGTCGTTTCTGGTCATCCTGAGGATACCTCCGAAGGATCTTCACATGTCGAACTAGTGAAGATTCATCGCTATCGCTCTGAATGACTTCATGGGTAGTTTCAATTACCCTACACTACCTTCCAGCTTGATATCCAACAGCTTGTTCGCCTCAACGGCAAATTCAAGCGGCAGTTCTTTCAGTACTTCTTTCACAAACCCATTAATAATCATGGAAATGGCATCCTGCTCACTTATACCACGCTGCATCAGGTAGAAAATCTGCTCTTCTCCTACTCGTGAAGTTGAAGCTTCGTGCTCCACACTTGCCGTTGGGTTCTGAGAAGAGATATATGGGAATGTATGTGCACCGCAAGTTTGCCCGATCAACATCGAGTCACAAACCGAATAATTACGTGCACCATCCGCTTTCTTAGAGATTTTCACTTCACCTCGGTAACTGTTTTGTGAGTTACCGGCAGAAATACCTTTAGAAATAATGGTACTCTTGGTGTTCTTACCGATGTGAATCATTTTGGTACCGGTATCGGCCTGCTGACGTTTGTTGGTAACAGCGACTGAATAAAACTCACCGATGGAATTATCCCCCTGTAAAATCACACTTGGATATTTCAGGGTTACGGCTGAGCCGGTTTCAAGCTGTGTCCAGGAAATCTTTGAATTCTTACCCCGGCAAGCACCACGCTTGGTTACAAAGTTATAGATACCACCTTTACCATCTTCATCACCGGCGTACCAGTTCTGAATGGTGGAGTATTTAATCTCGGCGTTATCCATCGCCACTAACTCAACAACCGCTGCGTGCAACTGGTGCTCATCATACATAGGAGCAGTACAGCCTTCGAGGTAGCTTACATGTGAATTGTCTTCAGCAATAATAAGCGTACGCTCAAACTGCCCGGAGTTCATGTTGTTAATCCGGAAATAGGTAGAAAGCTCCATCGGACAGATGGTGTCTTTCGGTACATAGCAGAAAGATCCGTCTGAAAACACAGCGGAATTTAGAGCAGCGTAGAAGTTATCCCGGGCTGGCACTACTGATCCCATATATTTCTTAACCAATTCCGGGTGATTTTTAACCGCTTCTGAAATGGAGCAGAAAATCACGCCGGCTTCAGCAAGCTTCTCCTTGAACGTTGTGAAGATAGAAACACTATCGAAAACAGCATCAACTGCAACTCCGGACAACATTTTTTGCTCATCCAGTGGAATTCCCAATTTATCATAAGTCTCACGAATCTTTGGGTCTACGTCATCCAGACTATCCAATTTGGGTTTATTCTTGGGAGCTGAGTAATATTGAATATTCTCAAAATCAGGCTTTTCATAGGTTGCATTGAACCAATCAGGTTCTTCCATTTCAGTCCACGCCCGATAAGCCTTCAAACGGAACTCAAGCATCCACTCCGGCTCTTCTTTTCGAGCAGAGAGTTCGCGGATGATATCTTCGTTAAGTCCCTTGGGAAAATCTTCGTATTCAACATCGGTGGAAAAGCCATATTTGTACTCTTCCCCAATCATTGACTCTAACGCTTGCGTTTCGCTCATTAGTTATATGGTCTTAAAATTTTGCTTCTTGATTACACCTGAAAAACAACCTTTCATCGGTTTAAGTTCGCTCTTTTACAGGCCTATTTAGATTGAGTACAAATATACGAAATCTACCTTTCTTAACTAAATCTGAAATGATTGAGAATCTCTATTGAATAAATAGGTTTGTAACGGTAAGTAATTGTAAGCCAAACGTTGAAAAGTTCGGGGTTTGTTTAGCCATGGAAATTGATTGCTTTCTCCCGACCAAGTCCTTCAGAGCGAAGCGATGAATATTTGCCAAGATGATATACTTAGGATTAATCAAGAAAATCCTCCCATCCCATAAATCAAGGTTCAAAATCATGGAACCTTGATTGGCTTGATTTTGGGATTACCATGATTACAACTTACTCCCTCCCCATCAGGGAGCATACACAGGCGGTATTTACAATATCTTCCCAGGAACAGCCTCTGGAAAGATCCATCATGGGCTTGGCTAATCCCTGAATAATCGGACCGGTTGCAGTAGCCCCGGCTAGTCGCTCTGTAATTTTGTAAGCGATATTTCCGGCATCAAGGTTTGGGAAAATAAACACATTGGCCTGTCCTGCTACTTCTGATCCCGGTGCTTTGCGTATGGCAATATCAGGAATTATAGAAGCATCGAATTGCAGTTCACCATCTACCGGAAAATCCAGATTATGAGATTTTACGATTTCCAGGGCTTCCCGGACCAGATCTATGCGCTCGTGTTCAGCACTGCCTTTTGTAGAAAAAGAAAGCATGGAGACTTTTGGACCAGCTCCGGTAACTTTTTTATGGGTTTGAGCTGAATCCATTGCGATGGTGGCCAGTTGCTCAGCATTGGGATATGGCACTACCGCACAATCTCCATAGGTAAACACACGGCCGTCATCAAAACTCATGAGGAATACACTGGATACGACATTAGAACCCGGTTTCAGGCCAATGGTTTGAATTGCTGCCCGAAGAACATCACCGGTTGTAGATACTGAACCAGCTACACAGCCGTCGGCATCACCTGCTGCAACCATAGCCGAAGCGAAGAAAAGCGGGTCTTTAATAATTTCAATAGCTTCTGCTTCAGATAGTCCTTTATGTTTCCTTCTCTCATAAAAAGAATGTGCATATTTCTTAAGGTTTTCGTCCGAAACCGGGTCAATAAATTTTAGTTCTTCAGGAATTGAAGCACTTTCATTCTGAATCAGTATGGGCTTAGCCAGATCATTTTCCTGCAAAAAAAGAGCTGCTTTAATTACCCGCTCATCCGAAGAGCGCGGAAACACGATGGTTTTTAAGTCCGATTTTGATCTTTTTCGAATGTCTTCAATGATATCCATTATCCTACTAGTAAAATGATTGAAATTACTGCTACAGCCAGTCCTGACCATTGCTTCGCCGAAGGTTTATCTTTCCATATTCCGATACCAATGATCGTCCCTAAAACAACCAGGCTCACGTTCACAAGTGGGAAGACGATAGAGCCGGGCATAAGTTTTAACGCATAAATCAAAAATATGGACGAATAGAGATTTACAACTCCGGTGGCTATACCATACACGATTTCTGTGAAGTTAAAATGAATCTCCCTCCTTTTTAAAAGAATTACTATTCCCACTAAAAAGGAAAAAAAGAAAATTCCCGAAACAAAAAGATCTTCCGAAATCTGTTGGGAAAACAACTGCTCATACACTTTCAGTCCGGTGTCGGCCATTCCTGTCATTAAAAAAATTAATACCGGCAACCACGCATGGGAGAATCCGGAAATACTTTTCGTGCTTATGCGTGGCACCATCAGCAACAATGAGCCCAAGGCCAGGATGATTCCAATGTATTTCAATCCACCGATGGCTTCACCAAATACAAACAGGCTAATTCCAATCGGGAAAATCAGAGACATTCGCATCGCGGCTATACTAACGCCCATTCCCACCCTGTCGATTGAACGGCTATAAACCACCATATTAGCGATGAATATTATCCCCAGAATGAGCGCAAGAATAATAAGCCAAATTCCTGGATCGGGAGAGATTTCGGGGAAAACAGAAAATTCAGTTGAATTGAACAAGCTGATTAAAAACCCAGCCAGATAATTGCAAACCAGTATTTTGAGTACATTCAGCTTTCTGTTTTCAGCAAGCTTTAGTATTTGGGCAATGGTAAGCGAACACGAAATACTCAGAAATATGTAGAGCAATCCCATCAGTTCAGAAGCTCAAGCTCACTGTTTCCGAAGAATAATGGATTCTGAGGGCGTTCATAAAGACTGCGGGACGTAAAAGGCACATTCCTTTCTAAATGATTATAGATGGCATTCATCGTCATATTTCGCTCTTTAATGGCTTCAGCCAGATAGTATGTAAAAATGCTATGTCTGTTTTGCTCTCCACTTGTGGAGGAATAAATTCCCGAACGTTGACCTGGCCTTGAAGAAAAGAATACAGCTGACGCAAAATTTCTATCTGTAATAATGGAAGCAAGATTATCCAGAGGCTGGGTTGAACCATTTTCATTCAGTATATCGAGATCCGCAAAAACTTTAATAGAGTTTAAGTCCAGGTTATTGAAAGCTCTGAATAATTTTTGAAGATCAATATATTGTAGTTCCCCATCATCAGATAACTCGCTTCCCAACAGATAAACCTGGCCATCCCTGATTTCTGCATAGCCATTAATGTATACATTAAGATTGTGCCGGGAATCATTTATAGTTGAAGCCAGTCGGGAGTAAGCTCTGTCTACCATCATATCGCTGGTGGCATTCATTGCCTTTACGACTCTCGTACTTCTGACACCAAAACCCTGAATGAAATATTCTTCCATTAATTTCGCGTCACGCTGACCATAAATACGTTCCGAAAATTCTCCTTCATACTGATTGTTGGACAGTATAAAAGCTCCTGAATTAAGCGAGCTTCTTCCCAATACCGGAATATTTCTCTCCACATCAACCGAGCCAAAGGGAACATTGGGGATGGCAACAACAGAAAGATCGGAAGCAAATTCAGAGGGCCTCCAAATAGTGCGTACATCATTTACCGAAACCCAGGTTTCAGAAATACCATACAACACTTTATACCAATCGCCTTCTTTAGAAACCAGCTTTAGCTGACTTCCTTCAGCCAGATCGGTTAGAATATTACCCGGGTTAGATTCCGGTTCATTCCTAAGAGCCGTAATTTGCACGTTTACTACCACAAATTGTTCAAAAACAGACGGAACCGCTACTTCTTTTCTATGAGTTAAAGAATCATATGATGCTTCAACAACGATATTCTGTCGGGGATTTTCATCAAATATTCCGGCATCCACTTCTTCTGCAAGGTTAATTGAGATACGTCCCCTGTTAAAATCCCATTCTTTATTCTCTACCAATATCCTGTTGTTGTAAGAAATTCGGATTCCGGGGTTATCGGTGTTATATGGACGAGCAGAGGTAGTATCAACCTCCGTGGTGGTACCGGTCTGCCTCAATAAACGGCTTTCCCCGGTGCGTGTAGGCTCACCAACAGGTTTCATATTTAAAAAAGACAAACCGGTTAGCAGGGTGCCTGCTCCGGTTAAAGCATACCGCTGTATATCAGAAGGACGATCCAGAAATTGATCAGAAAAAGCAGCATAGTAAGACAGTCCCGCTCCGGCAGCACCGAGTAAAACATATCCTAGCCTGGGGCGATACCTTTGTATATAACGCTCAGTTTTCACCCTTTCAGCGTATTCATAGGTATTAATTGATTTCAGGTCAAAATGAATAATGGGCTGGTTTGGCGTGATACCATTGGTGCTTTCTAAATAATACTGGGATGAAATAAGCTCATAGTCGTTAATATCAAGAGCCTGATCATCAACAACTACCCAACTGGTACTTGAGCATCCCTGTAATAACAAGCTTGCTACTAAAGCAGCAAAAATTAAATAGTTTTTTAAGCCCATGGAGTTTGCTTTGAAGCCGTAGCTATTTTGGCTGCATCTATTGCGATCACCAATTCTTCATTAGTTGGAATAACGTGAACATCCACATCTGAATTGTCTGCACTAATTTTAGTTTCGTTGCCCAAATCTGCGTTTTTGTTCACATCAATTTCAATGCCGGCATATTGCATATTCCCTAGTATTTTCTCACGGATGGGGGCTGCATTTTCACCTATACCACCTGTAAAAATGATCGCATCCACTCCATTTAATGCCGCAATGTAAGATCCGATGTATTTCTTTACCCGATAGCAAAAAACATCAATGGCTTCATTACTGCGGCGGTCACCACTTTCAGCTTCATCCAGTAAATCACGCATATCGGCAGCATATCCGCTGAGGCCCAGAAGTCCGCTATGCTTGTTCAATAAAGCATGAACATTTGCAAGAGATAATTCCTCTTTCTCTATGAGGTAGAACAAAATAGATGGATCTATATCGCCACTTCTGGTTCCCATAACCAAGCCTTCGAGTGGAGAAAAACCCATGCTGGTATCGTATGATTTACCATCTTTGATAGCGGTTACCGAACATCCGTTACCCAAATGACATGTAATTACTTTGGAACCTTCCTTTGGTTTGCCTGATATTTTGTGATACTGACGACTCACGTAATAATGTGAGGTTCCATGAAAACCATACTTTCTGATTTTATATCTGCGATAGAGTCGATTGGGAATACCATATAAATAGGCATGTTGTGGTAAAGAATGATGGAAAGCTGTATCAAAAACAGCCACGTGCGGCACATTGGGCAGATGCTGTTTGGCAGCGCGAATCCCCTCCAGATTTGGGGGATTATGCAACGGAGCGATATCAAAAGCTTGCTGAATCGCTTCTTCAACATCTTCGTCGATGAGTACAGAATCTTTAAAGGTTTCCCCTCCGTGTACCACCCGATGGCCAACAGCTTCAATTTCATCAAGGGATTGAAGAGAATCATTGTCAGACTCAATCAACAATTCCATAATTTTCTTAAGAGCAGCTGCATGGTTTTCAATTACCATAGACTTTTTAAGCGGCTTCTCATCCTTAAATTCTTGTTTGATAATTGAAGTCACCGCCCCGATACGCTCGACTAACCCCTTGCATAAACACTCTTTATTCTCCGTGTTTATGAGTTGGTATTTAATAGATGAACTACCGCAGTTTATTACCAGAATTTTCATGAGTGAGTTAAAGTGAGATTACTGCTCCAATGCCTATCAAATTACGAAATTTGAAAGTTTTTTCTCCATTCTCGGGATCAGATATCCAAAATGGCACCTCATACCTGATTGCAAAGCCTCTGTCCTTTCCTAACCAGTCAGGAATATTAATAGAAAACTGTACGCCAACCCCTGCATCGGATACTGTTTTTTCAAGGTCTACAGCAATGTCGTCCTCAATTCTAACACCGCTGACTTTTCCAATATCATGGAATAGGTAAGATTTAAGATGGATAAAATCACCCATAATGGTGCGGTTAAGCAAAGAATTAATATAATTAGGAAAGATGAGTTCTGTATTCAGCGAAATTCCTTTATCAATAGTACCTACATAACTAATTGAATAATCCTTATCACCATCAGGATTGATAAAAGATTCTGTGTTATATCCTCTAATATTTAATCCACCGGCAACCTGAACAAGTCCGTTCTCAAAGAATAAATCCGGAATTGTTCCGCTTGCCCTTGTCACCCCGTTATTCAGCCAGGATACCGGAGCCCTGTTAGCCAAACTGAAATTATATTCCATTGGTGCATCAGAGCTGACCAAGGCGCCAAAAGCTCTTAAATTTAAGCCAAACCCTTTTCCTAAATCGGTCAGATGTTTTATCTCAGCATTTCCAATAGAGAAGTTTCCGGAAGCTCCGTTAATGTTCTGTTTTAAGACCAAAGATGTTTTCAGGGCACCTAATGGGGTAAATCCGCTCGTATTGAG
It encodes:
- a CDS encoding SDR family oxidoreductase, translating into MKVLITGTSRGIGKSIAEKLLENGNLVIGTSRSTNTPFPNNQRYSHIACDLSKLEEVEKLKAVFHEEEIPEVLINNAGMFAEADFDISDEDWLANWDLTLQVNLRSAALISKWALNAWKKTGMEGRLINISSRAGTRGDTQEYASYAASKGGMTALTKSIARSFGKYGITAYTVAPGFVNTDMAQGSIEVYGEDYLTKDLALDSIAPPEQIAEISYLLASGKLKHATGQTFHINSGSYLV
- a CDS encoding DUF2480 family protein, which produces MGENEIVNRVQQNTKLVTLDLQKFHDDTPIEELDIKQFLFQELMLKEKDFREQIKEFDWSRYEGKYLTVFCSTDAIIAPWAWMLITSYASEFAKEIFKGRKEVFQHQLYQRELDSYDWDQYEDKFVLLKGCGKVHVPDSIYMLATNKLMKRAKKIMYGEACSNVPVWRG
- a CDS encoding NifU family protein; translation: MAKIKEIERTPNPDAMRFVLAEPLTNGTTRSFENAAEAEGDELASALFAIDNVINVYYVDKYVTVTQDGKAVWSELLRKLAPPIREAEATDHNEDDSEVHVSKEAQESDDPRLQEINRMLDEQVRPYLLADGGGLKVLGLESNRLKVHYQGACGTCPTATTGTLYAIESMVKRIDPEIQVVSV
- the sufB gene encoding Fe-S cluster assembly protein SufB, producing the protein MSETQALESMIGEEYKYGFSTDVEYEDFPKGLNEDIIRELSARKEEPEWMLEFRLKAYRAWTEMEEPDWFNATYEKPDFENIQYYSAPKNKPKLDSLDDVDPKIRETYDKLGIPLDEQKMLSGVAVDAVFDSVSIFTTFKEKLAEAGVIFCSISEAVKNHPELVKKYMGSVVPARDNFYAALNSAVFSDGSFCYVPKDTICPMELSTYFRINNMNSGQFERTLIIAEDNSHVSYLEGCTAPMYDEHQLHAAVVELVAMDNAEIKYSTIQNWYAGDEDGKGGIYNFVTKRGACRGKNSKISWTQLETGSAVTLKYPSVILQGDNSIGEFYSVAVTNKRQQADTGTKMIHIGKNTKSTIISKGISAGNSQNSYRGEVKISKKADGARNYSVCDSMLIGQTCGAHTFPYISSQNPTASVEHEASTSRVGEEQIFYLMQRGISEQDAISMIINGFVKEVLKELPLEFAVEANKLLDIKLEGSVG
- the sufD gene encoding Fe-S cluster assembly protein SufD — protein: MSVAVKEKETILDFLDGNFETVSNVSAIAGLNEKGAGNISEFPFPTKKDEDWRFTDLKSISRSHFVPVSEAGTVSVGDISEYYLPEATNSRLVFVNGEFDAELSSTTDIPENVIVGTLAENADSEIIEKHLGAYTNYDEDQDVFAALNDANFKDGAFIYVPKETKVEAPIHILNVFTGADKAFYATPRVLFVGEAYSKSTIVEEHVALEQNEYLNVTVNEFKLFEGAHVHHARIQRDSKKANHISRPIAHLDKYAEYHSYTICLGAKLFRNDPRVVQNDEEVNFTIDGLVLIDGEQIADTHSAIDHRHWHAQSHQLHKVVVNDKAHSIFNGKIFVRKDSQKIDSFQENRNLLLSYDGTVHTKPQLEIFSDDVLCSHGATIGHLNEDEVFYLHSRGLTKKKARELLVYAFTLESIENMEVESVHKLLLDEVVKFTSRDEEFVAVSE
- a CDS encoding iron-sulfur cluster assembly accessory protein, which codes for MEELSITDRATERINLIRKEQNVPNDAYLRVGVVSGGCSGLTYDLEFNSDVQPKENDKIFDVDGLKVLVDMRSFLYLAGTELDYTEGLNGQGFHFKNPNASRTCSCGESFSI
- a CDS encoding cysteine desulfurase, producing the protein MEEALKQDTATLTTDWESIRNQFPVLKREIKGNPLVYLDNSASSQMPQRVIDRINDYHANEHANVHRGIHTLSQEGTDAFEAARTKVKDFINARHLEEIIYTTGTTDSINLVANSYGRKHFKEGDEIILSEMEHHANIVPWQMVAEETGAKIKVIPMTDDGELVMDEFHNLLSDRTKMVAVLHVSNALGTINPVKEIIESAHAKGIPVLIDGAQAVPHSVVNVQELDADFYAFSAHKMCGPTGFGILYGKKKLLEEMPPYRGGGDMIDKVTFEKTTWNDLPHKFEAGTPPIAAGVGFAETIDFLNEVGMENIAAREKELLDYATAELSKIDGLKIVGTAKNKASVISFLLEDIHPTDAGTILDQKGIAVRTGHHCAQPIMDHYNIPGTARASISFYNNKEDVDRLVEGIKYVKEFF
- the sufC gene encoding Fe-S cluster assembly ATPase SufC, which gives rise to MTRNDKELKIKKEKNDNVLEIKNLHASVEGEEEQILKGVNLKINKGEIHAIMGPNGSGKSTLAKVVSGHPEYEVTEGEILFEGEDITDMDADERAHLGLFLAFQYPVEVPGITNKTLLRESYNTIARENGREELDPIEFEDYLKDRLEIIDMKDEFLERSINTGFSGGEKKKNEVFQMAVLNPKLAFMDETDSGLDIDALKIVSDGINKIAGPENGIVLITHYQRLLNYITPDYVHVMMGGKIVKSGDKSLALELEDQGYDWLEKEFSLNGEAQ